From the Pseudorasbora parva isolate DD20220531a chromosome 2, ASM2467924v1, whole genome shotgun sequence genome, the window gaactgctccagtaccaccagatcgacgatgtggtccacgtcgcttccaccggccaatagccatttgcggcaggcgtcccggagctggtgggccatcgcgaagggccggCCGGTCTCCCCCCACTCGAGCGAGCGGAAACGCTGACGGTGCTGTTCGGGGGTCcgaccgacccgctggatgatggccctcttcagatcgtcgtaatccaggaggttcgccaccggcagttgttgggcggccgcctgggcttctccgctGAGCAATGGAataaggcgcaccggccactgtgcccggggccacccgcaggcctccgccgcTTTTTGAAAAAGGTctatgaaggcctcgggatcgtcctgtggccccattttgtggaggggcacgtggaccggtgcgctggcgagcccggcggcttcggtgcgaacctcccggtctatccagctccggaacctctcgcggtcctcttgctggccgcggacgatggcctcgaatcgacgctcctggtccgcccgcagctccagcatggactgatgttgttcctggtggagggccgcgagagaggtgataatgtccgcaaacggcgtggcggagggcgttggagtagtcatggcggcggcgcggtcctacttccttcccgggttttcggcaccactgtagcaaagttcgatatgataaggaaggaagaggacaaggggtcggctggacggttgatgcttttcTCTTTATTATAACTCAAAACGTTAGCaacacacactgcggtgtggAATCTCATAAACAACGATctctcgatcacttccgggtcggcacttccggcttccggttactcagtctctgtgaggggggtttggcatcaaccgtccgggctctctctctcctcgatctccggttccactgatgttttatcccctctccgcgctcattactagaacaagagacaggtgttattaatctgcttccaacccactcacgtaccgcttgtcccgcggctctctctcccgctgcagacctcgctgaaccacgccccccttgccacacgcccctatcaacaatatttAAGTGCATTAAAtatgacccataggagcgttttctaaagttgtgctcctattgacaataggACACTTTGATTTTTAAGCATTTTTctattttatctgcttaatatttcaggctttgcatagctcagttggtaaagcattgcactgtacaacaacaacatgtgatcatgcaATCGTGAGTTtgatcccagggaacacatgtgctcataaagtgtgtatgcactataaatcactgggtaggtttagggatggggtgggtgtagttgtaagtaaaaaaaaaaaaatacagatggtggtaaaaagtccacgcattgcattaaaatgaacatgcattttgattggtaacgaTGTAAACTAGGGATGAGcagtataccggtactggaaaaataccggtatatattttatttaaaacggtacgatatcatgattttgcacatttcggtatatgctgcttttccgaagttcaccgctagatggcagcgctctACCCAAACTGagccgaaacaaccggcaaatgtgacaacaacatagacgaacaaaaatggataaatctgttgaatctcactcaagatgcccaaaactaatcaataaagagaggagtagaagtgaaatttgtaattactttgcttataaaactgatgaagacccatcaaacctagccaagaagcatctgccactatcctgactttaagacttctgaagagatcgacaggtcagtgaatcattcaaaccatctcatttagacatctATTTTCTTTTCaaactgatcaacgcacacacacacagcctaacataagatcgaataccacaatctccagcgttcgtttcaaccaatgacatttagatctcttctattgcactatttacattcgcattagacacaaccgactgtgtttatgaatactcactaaagatggacatttgtacataattctgtgtatttgactgtttaaggaaacttaatttgtaatgtgcgagctctaagttacaggcgtgtgtgtgtgtgtgtgtgtgtgtgtgtgtgtgtgtgtgtgtgtgtgtgtgtgtgtgtgtgtgtgtgtgtgtgtgtcattgttatgagctcatatctcctgtaactgttattatgaaatgctataaaatctcttgcatgttcaaatgatttccgttatccatcccgagacgaacatgaaatgttgaatcggattatgcagattgctttagtgtagtgcgatgtcttttgaaaccagaagcaatttgctcattttgagagatgtttgctgaaattatttctcacaagaaattTTTCAactgactgatttgatgtgataagctttgctgattaatttactaataaacatttgtcatAATTTCcctctttataaactcaaaacttgcataattgtagtCATTtgcgtgcaatatacccgcgctaatatcagaccgtgaggtatcgatttaatatcggtaattcggtattagattgtggcaccgtaccgaagccaaaattgtggtatcgagccatccctaacGTAAACCAACAATGTCCTATATGACCTATAGAGTTAGGTTTTTTTTGGAGAACAGTTTGGGAAAAACACTGAATCAACTAATTGGGAATAAGTAAGTTTgtataatttgtttatttaattataagtAGCTTCACAATCATTTTCACTTGACTGTGACACAGCTCTTATCGGCCATTCAGACATGTACATAAGGCATTGTAAAGTTGCAATGTAATGGAAGTAGCAACACATATTTTCTTCCGTATTGTAAAGTACATCTGAGTGAAATGACTTGTATagtactttattttgatggtccactttGGACATTCTGCTAACTATAGCAACAACATGACAACttactctcattagagtattagtagactttctgcttaatatctgctaacactttgTTTTGATGCTCCCCAACAtaacagtctactaatattCTAATAAGAGTTATCTTTAGttatgtagttgcaaagtttctTCTAGATAGTAGAATGTCCAAAGTGGGCCAATGAATTATAGTGGAACTAAATTTATTGAAGAAGAAAAATAGGTAACTTTAGTTTATGGtctaattctcactattaactagttgcttctTAGCATGCATATTGATAGgacattggctgtttattagtacttataaagcacatcaAAAAGCCAGCTCATATGCACACTTCAAGTACACCATCTGGCCATCTTTGGAACACTATTTTCAGCATAGGTCTACTATTATTTGGGATGCAAATTTTAATCATGCATACAATTCAGGACAGACTGTATGCAGATTAGGATGAAGTGTTGTTGAATAGTTGCTTGTATTTCCCTTGCACTGGATAAAAGCAACAAATAAGGGGACTTGGTAAACAACATTCAATTCCAAACTTTCAAAGTGTGATCATTCATAAATTTCCTATTTATTTGTTCACTGAAGGACTGACATTTCAGTCAGAGGTAACCAACAGCTGGTCACAGACATTGGGTTAAACATAAccttgaataaaaaaatacttaatttcATTCAAATTACAGAATACAAGCAGCATAGAAGTAAGATATCAGAAGGCACTATAACTCAAAACGTTCCCTTTTGTGTTCCTTAATCAAAACCTATTAAACAGGCAGAACAGTGCAGATAGCAAAACCAGCAAGTTTAGTCCTTACGGTCCATGAGAAAGTCATCAACATTTGCTTAATTACAAGATACAGGCTTTTATTGGGTTTTTAATCTGATGAGAATAATTTCTGCTTTTGAAAAGTGGTGGTGGATTCCATAAAGTTTGAGGTATGGAATGCTAATGTTTTAGAATCCCTGCTGATCTGGACGTACTACATCcgtcatgttgtcattattgtCAATACTGCTATCTTAAACACGGAGAGGCTTCTTCGTGATTTTCAACTAAAAAGCGAAAATcacatattttgaaaaaaacaacaaaaaaaaacgcttCTTTCTAATTTTGCTCGAAAGTACAGCTGCCGAATTGTGTCCCTGTTTTCCGTGATGGGTCACATGCAATAAAatcagccgcaaaaataactCACCTTTTCGGCGCTAATTTATCACTGCATGACTTAAGAGTAAACCCTGACATTTGTTTCTTAACACCACATAGTAAATATGGCCCTTGAACTCAGATTTGACTCTCTTCTTGTCTCAAAGACAACTTGAAGACCATGGTGATGTTGGTCCACCAGCATTAACCCAGCCCTATATCCTGTGCTTTAAGTGGCTCAAAAGAAGTGCCGGtactctattattattattattattattattattattattattattattattattattattattattattattattattgctgacTCCTCTCCTCCCCTAAGATAACAACAACTATATTGAAGGGGTTTAATACGTAGGGTTGCCAACTTCTGGAAAAGAAAACAAGGGACAATCGTGGTTCTTTAGGAAAATAAGGGACATAATAAGGGACACTGAAAATATGTGTACTGTACCACACAGTGTAGTTATTTCAATGTCTGCAGTTAAGTGTGTGTATAAAGGCTCTCAGACAAACACATTTGAGGCATTCTGTGTCAAAATCTGACAAATTTCTGAAAATTTCCcagattttgttaattttgtttctgaagaaaaacagtcataaatcaagaaaaaaaaaaaatatatatatatatatatatatatatatatatatatatatatatatatatatatatatatatatatatatatatatatatatatttattgtgaTGGATGTATATTTACTGACTAATTCAATATTTTGTAGTGGGGGTCAGAATGACAATTTTCACAGGGGTGTAAAAATGACTATAGAAAGATggcatcattattttattttcacacagagattggtaggtctatTAGTGAAATCTGTTGACTCTAGAaatctttgttgcattataAGCCAACggagccatttaaaaaaaaagcacttgtttttttttttttttttttttttttagtttgcaCGCCTGTAGTTCATTTTGACGATACCTTAATATCCTTTTAGATCCTTTTAGATTCCAGTACTTAAAACCCTTTTACTTTTGGTTCCTTAATTTTAAGGGCCATTAATTTCCAGAGATATAGGGATCTCAGTGTGGCTTCATGAGTTAATTGGTAACCATTTTCAATGGTCTCATATTTTCTGAACAACAAATAAACTAGaaatgtatctattttttttagatacatTTCTTTTAGATACACAATTGA encodes:
- the LOC137092915 gene encoding uncharacterized protein, producing the protein MTTPTPSATPFADIITSLAALHQEQHQSMLELRADQERRFEAIVRGQQEDRERFRSWIDREVRTEAAGLASAPVHVPLHKMGPQDDPEAFIDLFQKAAEACGWPRAQWPVRLIPLLSGEAQAAAQQLPVANLLDYDDLKRAIIQRVGRTPEQHRQRFRSLEWGETGRPFAMAHQLRDACRKWLLAGGSDVDHIVDLVVLEQFIARLPKKTAEWVQCHRPTSLTTAINLAEDHLVACPGVGEPRLTSPSLSPPSVSPSPPVPLPRSRPPGPPRIPPRGRGGMGPGQYGSSRAPPRGAGLLGSGGDNGSGSTPPPRSYSNPLPAAGAAGRPGLACWRCGDPDHFVDRCPMMDIGTMIRVPDVQRTTPDQAGEYQVP